The Cellulomonas sp. P24 genome contains a region encoding:
- a CDS encoding GntR family transcriptional regulator: protein MIVHIDARSPVPVFEQLRSQIARLITSGQLGAGTRLPPIRHLATDLGLARGTVNKVYEALARDGLVASAGRHGTVVLDGTHATASAEDLTSAADSLAMVARQLGLDPTAAHRALDGAFSRI, encoded by the coding sequence GTGATCGTCCACATCGACGCGCGCTCGCCGGTGCCGGTCTTCGAGCAGCTCCGGTCCCAGATCGCCCGGCTGATCACCTCCGGTCAGCTCGGCGCCGGCACGAGGCTCCCGCCGATCCGCCACCTCGCGACCGACCTCGGGCTCGCGCGCGGAACGGTCAACAAGGTCTACGAGGCGCTCGCGCGGGACGGACTGGTCGCCTCCGCGGGCCGCCACGGCACCGTCGTGCTGGACGGCACGCACGCGACCGCCTCGGCGGAGGACCTCACGTCCGCCGCTGACTCCCTCGCGATGGTCGCGCGCCAGCTCGGCCTCGATCCCACGGCGGCGCACCGCGCGCTCGACGGTGCGTTCAGCCGGATCTGA
- a CDS encoding bifunctional 2-polyprenyl-6-hydroxyphenol methylase/3-demethylubiquinol 3-O-methyltransferase UbiG: protein MSELTAQEIWDERYRSRPAVWSGVPNRHLVGEASDLPVGSALDVGAGEGADAIWLAQQGWQVTAVDVSVVALERGAERAGRVGADVADRIAWTQADLTAWEPGREAYDLVSAQYMHLPQAQREELFRRLSESVAPGGSLLVVGHHPSDLETTVRRPSSAGLLYTGDDVAALLDPEQWEIVTNATVGRTATDPDGREVTIHDAVLHARRSVSDAEA, encoded by the coding sequence ATGTCGGAGCTGACCGCTCAGGAGATCTGGGACGAGCGGTACCGGTCGCGTCCCGCCGTCTGGAGCGGCGTACCCAACCGCCACCTCGTCGGTGAGGCCTCCGACCTGCCTGTCGGGTCAGCCCTGGACGTCGGGGCCGGGGAGGGCGCCGACGCGATCTGGCTGGCCCAGCAGGGTTGGCAGGTCACCGCGGTCGACGTGTCCGTCGTCGCGCTCGAGCGCGGTGCGGAGCGTGCCGGCCGGGTCGGGGCGGACGTCGCCGACCGGATCGCGTGGACGCAGGCCGACCTCACCGCCTGGGAGCCTGGCCGCGAGGCCTACGACCTCGTCTCCGCCCAGTACATGCACCTCCCGCAGGCCCAGCGCGAGGAGCTGTTCCGGCGTCTGAGCGAGTCGGTCGCGCCCGGCGGTTCCCTGCTCGTCGTCGGTCATCACCCGTCGGACCTGGAGACCACGGTGCGACGACCGTCGTCCGCGGGTCTGCTCTACACGGGTGACGACGTCGCGGCCCTGCTGGATCCGGAGCAGTGGGAGATCGTCACCAACGCCACGGTCGGACGGACCGCGACCGACCCCGACGGCCGAGAGGTCACGATCCACGACGCCGTGCTGCACGCGCGCCGCAGCGTCTCGGACGCGGAGGCGTAG
- a CDS encoding SigE family RNA polymerase sigma factor, with amino-acid sequence MPESHGDEVLSDLVRRRGRQLTGYAYLLTGDVASAQDLVQDALVRVFVRTRTGFTPDVAEAYVRRSIVGVYVDGFRRRRKWASVRHLVAVAEAGDGPDPTIADRIDLRAALATLSPQERACVVLRYYEDLTIAAVADQLHLAPGTVKRYLSNAVHKLQTRLGPIDLPEVEETVAVVSPRHVGAPGPPSQPSGTSSGGRS; translated from the coding sequence ATGCCAGAGAGTCACGGCGACGAGGTGCTCAGCGATCTGGTGCGTCGGCGTGGTCGCCAGCTGACGGGCTACGCCTATCTGCTCACCGGCGACGTAGCCTCGGCCCAGGACCTCGTTCAGGACGCGTTGGTCAGGGTGTTCGTGCGGACCCGGACCGGGTTCACCCCCGATGTCGCTGAGGCATACGTCCGACGCTCGATCGTCGGGGTGTACGTCGACGGGTTCCGTCGGCGCCGGAAGTGGGCGTCGGTGCGTCACCTCGTCGCGGTGGCAGAGGCCGGCGACGGCCCTGATCCGACCATCGCCGATCGGATCGACCTACGCGCCGCGCTGGCGACCCTCTCGCCGCAGGAGCGGGCCTGCGTGGTGCTGCGGTACTACGAGGATCTGACGATCGCGGCCGTCGCCGACCAGCTGCATCTGGCGCCCGGGACCGTGAAGCGATACCTGAGCAATGCCGTCCACAAGCTGCAGACCCGACTGGGGCCGATCGACCTGCCTGAGGTAGAGGAGACCGTCGCCGTCGTGTCACCCCGCCACGTCGGTGCGCCCGGGCCACCGTCGCAACCGTCCGGCACCTCGTCTGGGGGTCGATCATGA
- the mscL gene encoding large conductance mechanosensitive channel protein MscL: MRDALAGFKAFLMRGNILDLAVAVVIGTAFTAVVKALVTFIITPFVGMVFGKASLAKVWDIGPINNATISVGGFLDAVLQFLFVATAVYFFIVLPVKAINDRRAKGIEPEDPSPEPPSADVVLLQEIRDLLAQRNVGGPGGSSGPAGPPTS, encoded by the coding sequence ATGCGCGACGCTCTCGCCGGTTTCAAGGCCTTCCTCATGCGCGGCAACATCCTCGACCTGGCCGTTGCCGTGGTCATCGGGACGGCCTTCACCGCCGTCGTCAAGGCGCTCGTGACCTTCATCATCACCCCGTTCGTCGGGATGGTCTTCGGCAAGGCGAGCCTCGCGAAGGTCTGGGACATCGGACCGATCAACAACGCGACGATCTCCGTGGGCGGGTTCCTCGACGCGGTGCTCCAGTTCCTGTTCGTCGCGACGGCCGTGTACTTCTTCATCGTGCTCCCGGTCAAGGCGATCAACGATCGTCGCGCGAAGGGGATCGAGCCGGAGGACCCGTCACCCGAACCGCCGTCGGCGGACGTCGTGCTGCTGCAGGAGATCCGCGACCTGCTGGCCCAGCGCAACGTCGGTGGCCCCGGCGGGTCGAGCGGTCCGGCGGGACCACCGACGTCCTGA
- a CDS encoding SAF domain-containing protein, with protein sequence MTSPAPARRPTRHPRRLPVRWRARLWRARFALAALALAAAGGIVVDHLSPPPEPSTSVVLTRHALSAGTELSPADLRVVPMPDGAVPDGAHGAVDELAGRTLAIAVPAGLPVVDPLLADGAPQGPPGTVVVPVRFADLGVRSLVHVGDRVDVLAAAGTLDGRAGVGERLARGALVLQLVPDGRGVTSPSLLGTDDSTSPVVLLAVAPDEATALAGAVGWASLSPVFVQ encoded by the coding sequence GTGACCTCTCCTGCGCCCGCCCGTCGGCCAACCCGCCACCCCCGCCGTCTCCCGGTCCGCTGGCGCGCCCGGTTGTGGCGCGCCCGGTTCGCCCTCGCCGCACTCGCCCTCGCTGCAGCGGGCGGGATCGTCGTCGACCACCTCTCCCCGCCACCGGAGCCGAGCACGTCGGTCGTCCTCACCCGTCACGCTCTGTCGGCCGGGACGGAGCTCTCGCCCGCCGACCTCCGGGTCGTGCCGATGCCGGACGGCGCCGTGCCGGACGGTGCCCACGGCGCGGTCGACGAGCTCGCGGGTCGCACCCTCGCGATCGCCGTCCCGGCGGGCCTCCCCGTGGTCGACCCGCTGCTTGCCGACGGTGCACCCCAGGGGCCACCCGGCACCGTCGTCGTGCCGGTGCGGTTCGCCGACCTCGGGGTCCGTTCCCTGGTGCACGTCGGCGACCGGGTCGACGTGCTCGCGGCTGCCGGCACGCTCGACGGCCGAGCCGGGGTCGGCGAGCGGCTCGCACGGGGCGCGCTCGTCCTGCAGCTCGTGCCGGACGGGCGCGGCGTCACCTCGCCGAGCCTGCTCGGCACCGACGACTCCACCTCGCCTGTGGTCCTACTCGCGGTGGCCCCGGACGAGGCCACCGCGCTCGCCGGCGCCGTCGGGTGGGCGAGCCTCAGCCCGGTCTTTGTGCAATGA
- a CDS encoding FmdB family zinc ribbon protein has translation MPTYAYACTACEHRFDVQQSFADDALTVCPECDGRLRKVFASVGVVFKGSGFYRNDARAGAVTAGTTANPARKSDGAGTGSTSGSGDSAGSAGTPASPTTSGATSSGSSTSGSTTAKATAGAAAS, from the coding sequence GTGCCCACCTACGCCTACGCGTGCACCGCCTGCGAGCACCGATTCGACGTGCAGCAGTCGTTCGCGGACGACGCCCTGACCGTGTGCCCCGAGTGCGACGGCCGCCTGCGCAAGGTCTTCGCGAGCGTCGGCGTGGTCTTCAAGGGGTCCGGCTTCTACCGCAACGACGCACGTGCAGGCGCCGTCACGGCGGGCACCACCGCGAACCCCGCGCGCAAGTCCGACGGTGCCGGGACGGGTTCGACGTCCGGCTCCGGCGACTCCGCAGGGTCGGCCGGCACGCCTGCGAGCCCGACGACGAGCGGGGCGACCTCGTCCGGCTCCAGCACGTCCGGCTCGACGACGGCCAAGGCCACCGCAGGCGCAGCAGCGAGCTGA
- a CDS encoding penicillin acylase family protein: MTRRRALRLSLAIVAGVVVLVLVVAVAAAAIVIRRPLPQTSGSLTLAGLSADATVTRDARGVPYITAATPEDLFRAQGYVQAQDRFFEMDYRRHVTAGRLSELVGANSDALAADKVIRTFGWRRVAEQELPLLAPTTRAYLQAYADGVNAYLSSRSTASLAVEYTVLGLQVDVTRPEPWSPVDSLAWLKAMAWDLRGNYDEELARAATYSSVRDVARVDELFPPYPYERNQPIITPEAATATTAAHATTSGLDLASADLQAAIASATQALAAVPHLVGKGDGVGSNSWVVSGAHTATGSPILANDPHLSISAPGVWAQVSLQCRDVTAACPFDVSGFSFAGLPGVIIGHNGRLAWGLTNLGADVTDFFLERVTDTTYQRDGTQVPLEVRTETIKVNGGADVRLTIRSTVHGPIVSDVLPLDTVASAPVPEDAPFGRYAVALDWTALTPGRTADAIFALDTASDAAGVKSAAALFDVPSQNIVFATTSGDIGYQAPGRIPIRATVPGVVPSDGTWPRPGWDSAYDWKGYVPAADMPAELNPPDGIIVAANQAVTPAGTGPFLTSDWDYGYRAQRIRTLLTESIAAGTKITTAQTSAMQLDDLNPYAQMLVPALLKISLPTAFDADGQKLLRTWDMRSGTDSAAAMYFSAVWAKVLELTFWDEVPDAYRPTGGSRWLEVVRGLLERPNDPYWDDHSTVGVVEGRDEILARALISARLELTASLGKDPKDWSWGLLHTAAPQHPVLGGPSVPGLIRRLVNPTPLAVPGSGSIVDATAWDAASGSFTVTSAPSMRMVVDLKDLDRSTWVTLTGTSGHPGSVHYTDQFQAWADGRTFPWPFTPAAQTAAADQQLTLRPAS, translated from the coding sequence GTGACCCGTCGACGTGCACTCCGTCTGTCCCTCGCGATCGTCGCCGGCGTCGTCGTCCTCGTCCTGGTGGTCGCGGTCGCGGCCGCGGCGATCGTGATCAGGCGTCCGTTGCCGCAGACCTCGGGGAGCCTGACGCTCGCGGGGCTGAGCGCCGACGCGACGGTGACGCGCGACGCCCGCGGCGTCCCGTACATCACCGCCGCCACCCCGGAGGACCTCTTCCGGGCGCAGGGGTACGTGCAGGCGCAGGACCGGTTCTTCGAGATGGACTACCGGCGGCACGTCACAGCAGGTCGGCTCTCCGAGCTCGTCGGGGCCAACTCCGATGCGCTCGCGGCGGACAAGGTGATCCGCACCTTCGGGTGGCGTCGGGTCGCCGAGCAGGAGCTGCCCCTGCTCGCGCCCACCACACGGGCGTACCTGCAGGCCTACGCCGACGGCGTCAACGCGTACCTCTCCTCGCGGAGCACCGCGTCCCTCGCGGTCGAGTACACCGTCCTCGGGCTGCAGGTGGACGTCACGCGCCCGGAACCCTGGTCACCCGTGGACTCGCTCGCGTGGCTCAAGGCGATGGCCTGGGACCTGCGCGGCAACTACGACGAGGAGCTCGCGCGCGCGGCCACCTACAGCTCGGTCCGCGACGTCGCCCGCGTCGACGAGCTCTTCCCGCCGTACCCGTACGAGCGCAACCAGCCGATCATCACCCCGGAGGCCGCGACCGCGACCACGGCAGCGCACGCGACGACGTCGGGCCTGGACCTCGCGTCCGCGGACCTGCAGGCCGCGATCGCGTCCGCGACGCAGGCGCTCGCCGCCGTCCCGCACCTGGTCGGGAAGGGCGACGGGGTCGGCTCCAACTCGTGGGTGGTGTCCGGGGCCCACACCGCGACGGGGTCACCGATCCTCGCGAACGACCCGCACCTGTCGATCTCCGCACCGGGGGTCTGGGCGCAGGTGTCGCTGCAGTGCCGCGACGTCACGGCGGCGTGCCCGTTCGACGTCAGCGGGTTCTCCTTCGCCGGGCTCCCGGGTGTGATCATCGGGCACAACGGCCGGCTCGCGTGGGGCCTGACGAACCTCGGCGCCGACGTCACGGACTTCTTCCTCGAGCGGGTCACCGACACGACCTACCAGCGTGACGGCACCCAGGTGCCGCTCGAGGTCCGCACCGAGACGATCAAGGTGAACGGCGGCGCGGACGTCCGCCTGACGATTCGCTCGACCGTGCACGGCCCGATCGTGTCGGACGTGCTGCCTCTCGACACGGTGGCCTCCGCACCGGTGCCGGAGGACGCGCCGTTCGGGCGCTACGCCGTCGCCCTCGACTGGACCGCGCTGACCCCGGGCCGGACGGCGGACGCGATCTTCGCGCTCGACACCGCCTCCGACGCAGCCGGTGTGAAGAGCGCTGCGGCGCTGTTCGACGTCCCGTCCCAGAACATCGTCTTCGCGACGACCTCCGGCGACATCGGGTACCAGGCGCCGGGCCGGATCCCGATCCGGGCGACCGTCCCCGGCGTCGTCCCGTCCGACGGCACGTGGCCGCGCCCGGGCTGGGACAGCGCCTACGACTGGAAGGGCTACGTCCCCGCGGCGGACATGCCCGCCGAGCTGAACCCGCCGGACGGCATCATCGTCGCGGCGAACCAGGCCGTGACCCCCGCCGGTACCGGGCCGTTCCTCACGTCGGACTGGGACTACGGGTACCGGGCACAACGGATCCGGACCCTGCTGACCGAGAGCATCGCCGCCGGGACCAAGATCACGACCGCGCAGACCAGCGCGATGCAGCTCGACGACCTCAACCCGTACGCGCAGATGCTCGTGCCGGCGCTGCTCAAGATCTCCCTGCCGACGGCGTTCGACGCCGACGGTCAGAAGCTCCTGCGCACGTGGGACATGCGGTCCGGCACGGACTCGGCGGCCGCGATGTACTTCTCAGCGGTATGGGCGAAGGTCCTCGAGCTGACCTTCTGGGACGAGGTGCCGGACGCGTACCGCCCGACGGGCGGCAGCCGCTGGCTGGAGGTCGTCCGCGGCCTCCTGGAGCGACCGAACGACCCGTACTGGGACGACCACAGCACGGTGGGTGTGGTCGAGGGCCGGGACGAGATCCTCGCCCGGGCGCTCATCTCCGCACGTCTCGAGCTCACGGCGTCTCTCGGCAAGGACCCGAAGGACTGGTCCTGGGGCCTGCTCCACACGGCGGCGCCCCAGCACCCCGTGCTCGGTGGACCGAGCGTCCCCGGCCTGATCCGTCGCCTCGTCAACCCGACGCCGCTCGCGGTGCCGGGCAGCGGGTCGATCGTCGACGCCACCGCGTGGGACGCCGCGAGCGGGTCGTTCACCGTCACGTCGGCACCGTCGATGCGCATGGTGGTCGACCTCAAGGACCTCGACCGTTCGACGTGGGTCACCCTGACCGGAACCTCCGGCCACCCGGGGAGCGTCCACTACACCGACCAGTTCCAGGCCTGGGCCGACGGACGGACGTTCCCCTGGCCGTTCACCCCGGCCGCGCAGACGGCGGCGGCCGATCAGCAGCTCACGCTGCGTCCCGCCTCCTGA
- a CDS encoding 5-formyltetrahydrofolate cyclo-ligase, producing MPADVQPYPSPVEIHDPEDAKDWLRRGIRSTRAERSGRRREQAAEALADVLETIPEVRYARCAAVYVARESEPGTLPILDRMAARGVRVLLPVLGSGLQRDWAEYVGPEDLQQRSPGRPPEPGGPGLGPEALADADVIIVPALAVDTSGARLGQGGGWYDRALEHARDGVLVIALTFPEEVYEAGTRPLPHESHDRHVDAVATPDGWQRLRRRDAA from the coding sequence ATGCCCGCAGATGTGCAGCCCTACCCCAGCCCGGTCGAGATCCACGATCCTGAGGACGCCAAGGACTGGCTCCGCCGGGGCATCCGGAGCACCCGGGCCGAGCGGTCGGGTCGTCGCCGCGAGCAGGCTGCCGAGGCCCTGGCCGACGTCCTGGAGACGATCCCCGAGGTCAGGTACGCGCGCTGCGCAGCGGTGTACGTCGCCCGCGAGAGCGAACCGGGGACCCTCCCGATCCTCGATCGGATGGCCGCGCGCGGGGTCCGCGTGCTGCTGCCCGTCCTCGGCAGCGGTCTCCAGCGGGACTGGGCGGAGTACGTGGGCCCGGAGGACCTCCAGCAGCGCTCGCCCGGACGTCCGCCCGAGCCCGGGGGCCCCGGGCTCGGACCCGAGGCGCTGGCCGACGCGGACGTCATCATCGTCCCGGCGCTCGCGGTGGACACCTCGGGCGCGCGCCTCGGTCAGGGCGGCGGCTGGTACGACCGTGCCCTGGAGCATGCGCGCGACGGTGTGCTCGTGATCGCGCTGACGTTCCCCGAAGAGGTCTACGAGGCCGGGACGCGACCACTCCCGCACGAGTCGCACGACCGCCATGTCGACGCCGTCGCCACGCCCGACGGCTGGCAGCGGCTCAGGAGGCGGGACGCAGCGTGA
- a CDS encoding UTP--glucose-1-phosphate uridylyltransferase produces the protein MTIHKAVIPAAGLGTRFLPATKSTPKEMLPVVDKPAIQYVVEEAVSAGLDDVLMITGRSKRTLADHFDAAPELEAALEKKGDLERLAAVRASTDLADVHYVRQGQPKGLGHAVLCAKHHVGDQSFAVLLGDDLIDSRDPLLPAMIALQERTGGSVIALLEVDPDQIHLYGCAAVAPVPDGDGTQYREVRVTGLVEKPARAEAPSNLAVIGRYVLHPAVFEVLEHTAPGRHDEIQLTDALATLATMAPEDGGGVYGVVFTGRRYDTGDRLDYLKAVVRIAADREDLGPEFRSWLAEFVPTLRS, from the coding sequence ATGACCATCCACAAGGCAGTCATCCCCGCCGCAGGACTCGGTACCCGATTCCTCCCCGCCACGAAGTCGACCCCCAAGGAGATGCTCCCGGTCGTCGACAAGCCGGCGATCCAGTACGTGGTCGAGGAAGCCGTGTCCGCCGGTCTCGACGACGTGCTCATGATCACCGGTCGCTCGAAGCGCACGCTCGCCGACCACTTCGACGCCGCGCCCGAGCTCGAGGCCGCGCTCGAGAAGAAGGGAGATCTCGAGCGGCTGGCTGCGGTCCGGGCGTCGACCGACCTCGCGGACGTCCACTACGTGCGGCAGGGCCAGCCGAAGGGGCTCGGGCACGCCGTGCTCTGCGCCAAGCACCACGTGGGCGACCAGTCGTTCGCGGTGCTGCTCGGCGACGACCTCATCGACTCCCGCGACCCGCTGCTCCCGGCGATGATCGCCCTCCAGGAACGCACCGGCGGCTCGGTCATCGCGCTCCTCGAGGTCGACCCCGACCAGATCCACCTGTACGGCTGCGCAGCCGTCGCACCGGTCCCGGACGGCGACGGCACGCAGTATCGCGAGGTCCGGGTCACCGGGCTGGTCGAGAAGCCGGCCCGGGCCGAGGCGCCGAGCAACCTGGCCGTGATCGGGCGGTACGTGCTCCACCCGGCCGTGTTCGAGGTGCTCGAGCACACCGCGCCCGGCCGTCACGACGAGATCCAGCTCACCGACGCGCTCGCGACCCTGGCCACGATGGCGCCCGAGGACGGCGGCGGCGTGTACGGCGTCGTGTTCACGGGCCGTCGCTACGACACGGGTGACCGGCTCGACTACCTCAAGGCCGTCGTCCGCATCGCGGCGGACCGCGAGGACCTCGGGCCGGAGTTCCGTTCCTGGCTCGCGGAGTTCGTGCCTACGCTCAGGTCGTGA